Proteins found in one bacterium genomic segment:
- a CDS encoding transposase: protein MYHVIARGIERRKIFHDNKDRKLFLQRLIALLGECEVVCYAWAMLDNHIHLLGMPRNGHLSTFMHRLLTGYAVNFNVRHKRCGHLFQNRYKSILCQKETYFLELIRYIHLNPIRAGMVKDLTELSKYPWCGHSTLVGKIRRSWQETKEVYLRFSAKKSYAIKKYLEFVNAAKDNGRDDMLRGGGLRRSAGGWDVVRGMMKNKEMWQSDERILGDGEYVGGILKKANKSVEGKIKVNWTVKDLFSYIHKKSGIKGNELLERKRGNRESMARAVFACMAKDKAGMKTSEISGYLGVSESAICKMIQRGRRYSRKWTIVGRE from the coding sequence ATGTATCACGTTATTGCGAGAGGAATCGAGCGCCGGAAGATCTTTCACGACAATAAAGACCGAAAGCTATTTTTGCAGCGATTGATTGCATTGCTGGGCGAGTGTGAAGTCGTTTGTTATGCATGGGCTATGCTGGATAACCATATTCATTTACTGGGCATGCCACGGAATGGCCACCTCTCGACATTTATGCACCGATTACTGACCGGTTATGCAGTTAATTTTAATGTCCGACACAAGCGATGTGGACATTTATTTCAGAACCGATACAAATCAATACTATGTCAGAAGGAAACCTACTTCTTAGAATTAATTCGCTACATTCATCTCAATCCAATTCGTGCCGGAATGGTTAAAGATTTGACTGAGCTGTCAAAATATCCCTGGTGCGGCCATTCGACGCTGGTCGGTAAAATCAGGAGATCATGGCAAGAAACCAAAGAAGTCTATCTTCGGTTTTCGGCGAAAAAATCATACGCGATAAAAAAGTATTTGGAATTCGTCAACGCTGCAAAAGACAATGGGCGTGATGATATGCTCCGAGGTGGTGGACTCAGAAGGAGCGCCGGCGGATGGGATGTGGTAAGGGGGATGATGAAAAATAAGGAAATGTGGCAAAGTGATGAACGGATATTGGGGGATGGGGAGTATGTCGGTGGGATTTTGAAGAAGGCTAATAAATCTGTAGAAGGAAAAATTAAGGTCAACTGGACTGTGAAAGATCTTTTTTCATATATTCATAAAAAATCAGGGATCAAGGGTAATGAATTGCTGGAGCGGAAACGCGGTAATCGAGAATCGATGGCAAGAGCGGTTTTTGCCTGCATGGCCAAAGATAAGGCGGGTATGAAAACATCAGAAATTTCCGGATATTTGGGCGTATCTGAATCTGCGATATGCAAAATGATTCAAAGAGGCAGACGATATTCCCGTAAATGGACGATTGTGGGACGGGAATGA
- a CDS encoding T9SS type A sorting domain-containing protein, with protein MRLFIAGVIMFIGIFIPAPSYSDVLEELSNYPMIYNTSAQDVCVNNEKIYVADGDAGIKIFDISDPEYPIVVGSYYNSKRARSVVVLDDKLIAAFNYPSSLEIIDVSNIGQPQYYSSCTFTSSHHINGMSISNGKGILTHGYGIDTVDLADLGNPIWVGTITADPMFGAMIVGDIAYVANGLQGLRIYNISELAVPQFLGCYINYRTFKNVVVANNRAYCSLQNAPSIILNVANPENPRDQLPFKNTVSQDNVVSAGKVYSIGIGLRVFDLADPDEPKMIANNDDAIVIGTYGSAIDIENENIVTVCVNKGMAIWRLSPPTVTITPVDSQTSTMTTTMTNTKTITVTLTPTISKTNTPTKIVPPTLTKTPTVTRTQSVTETPTSMPLFPRGGYAIPNPFVPHVGKQVTFIFEMGNPLASYSISIMDLKGRIVKRLENKKTWDGRSDNGHLCEGGVYIYQIEAEGKRVTGKVVLVK; from the coding sequence ATGCGATTATTTATTGCTGGTGTTATTATGTTTATTGGCATTTTTATTCCTGCTCCATCATATTCGGATGTGTTGGAGGAACTATCTAATTATCCGATGATATATAATACAAGCGCTCAAGATGTTTGTGTGAATAATGAAAAAATATATGTGGCTGATGGCGATGCCGGTATAAAAATATTTGATATATCTGATCCTGAATATCCTATAGTAGTAGGTTCGTACTACAATTCCAAACGGGCACGAAGCGTGGTTGTGCTGGATGATAAATTGATAGCAGCATTTAATTATCCTTCTAGTTTGGAAATAATTGATGTTTCAAATATTGGACAACCTCAATATTATAGTAGTTGTACATTTACTAGCTCTCATCATATTAATGGAATGTCCATTAGCAATGGGAAAGGAATATTAACCCATGGCTACGGAATCGATACAGTTGATTTGGCCGATTTGGGGAATCCTATATGGGTTGGGACGATAACGGCTGATCCGATGTTTGGCGCGATGATTGTCGGGGACATTGCATATGTCGCAAATGGTTTGCAGGGTTTGAGGATATACAATATTTCTGAATTGGCGGTTCCTCAATTTTTGGGGTGCTATATCAATTATAGGACTTTTAAAAATGTTGTTGTTGCAAATAACAGGGCTTATTGTTCTTTGCAAAATGCTCCTTCAATAATATTGAATGTAGCTAATCCGGAAAATCCTCGTGATCAATTACCTTTCAAAAATACTGTTTCACAGGATAATGTTGTAAGTGCAGGGAAAGTATATAGCATTGGTATTGGATTGAGAGTATTTGACCTTGCTGATCCTGATGAACCTAAAATGATTGCAAATAATGATGATGCAATTGTGATTGGGACTTACGGTAGCGCAATAGATATCGAAAATGAGAATATCGTAACGGTATGTGTGAATAAAGGGATGGCGATATGGAGACTATCTCCCCCTACAGTAACTATTACACCTGTTGATAGTCAAACATCAACGATGACCACAACAATGACTAATACAAAGACGATTACTGTTACGTTGACACCGACTATATCTAAAACAAATACGCCAACCAAAATAGTTCCGCCAACACTGACCAAAACACCAACAGTGACTAGGACGCAATCCGTTACTGAAACACCTACATCAATGCCACTTTTTCCTCGTGGCGGTTACGCTATTCCAAATCCCTTTGTTCCGCATGTTGGAAAGCAGGTTACATTTATTTTTGAAATGGGAAACCCTCTAGCATCCTATTCAATAAGCATCATGGATCTTAAAGGCCGAATTGTGAAAAGGCTGGAGAACAAGAAAACATGGGACGGCCGGTCGGATAATGGCCACCTCTGCGAGGGCGGTGTGTACATCTACCAGATCGAAGCGGAAGGCAAGCGTGTGACAGGGAAAGTGGTGCTGGTAAAATGA
- a CDS encoding ATP-binding protein — translation MIKRTVEEKVISYARQYPVVTITGPRQSGKTTLCKKLFKSLKYLSLENLTTRQYAQDDPVGFLAECTKTGAIIDEIQRAPDLPSYIQGAVDQEKRNGLFVLTGSQNFELMTSVSQSLAGRTALVTLLPFSYNELYKNKSADIFEMLYQGFYPRIFDQKLNPTEAMSFYVSTYLERDIRTILNVKDLSTFEVFLKLCAARNGQILNFSAIANDCGINHNTAKQWISVLEASHIIYLLKPHYKNFNKRLIKAPKLYFLDVGLAAYLLEIENSKHFTNHPLRGALFEAFVVSELLKKRFNSGKKSNLYYFRDNIGNEVDVIADKGTIQIPIEIKSGKTINEGYFKGIEYYYRLNKSADNNGLLVYGGEEKQKRTKYRVIPYKSIHQIEI, via the coding sequence ATGATAAAGCGAACTGTGGAAGAAAAAGTAATAAGCTATGCTAGGCAGTATCCGGTTGTCACCATTACCGGCCCAAGGCAATCAGGCAAAACAACACTGTGCAAAAAACTGTTCAAATCACTTAAATACCTTTCTCTCGAAAATTTAACTACTCGCCAATACGCTCAGGATGATCCTGTCGGATTTCTGGCGGAATGTACTAAAACCGGGGCGATTATCGATGAGATTCAACGTGCACCGGACTTGCCGTCGTATATTCAGGGGGCTGTTGATCAGGAAAAGAGAAACGGCCTTTTTGTTCTTACGGGCAGCCAAAATTTCGAATTGATGACCAGTGTTTCTCAGTCATTGGCCGGAAGAACAGCGTTGGTAACGCTTTTGCCGTTTTCATATAATGAACTGTATAAAAATAAATCCGCCGATATATTTGAAATGCTTTATCAAGGTTTTTATCCCAGGATATTTGATCAAAAACTGAATCCTACAGAAGCAATGTCTTTTTATGTGAGTACCTATTTAGAGAGGGATATAAGAACGATTTTAAATGTTAAAGACTTGTCAACGTTTGAAGTGTTTCTGAAACTGTGTGCTGCACGCAATGGTCAAATTTTGAATTTTTCAGCGATAGCCAATGATTGCGGGATCAATCACAATACAGCGAAACAATGGATATCAGTTTTGGAAGCCAGTCATATTATATATTTGCTTAAACCGCACTATAAAAATTTTAATAAACGATTGATAAAAGCCCCGAAGCTTTACTTTCTGGATGTTGGATTGGCAGCTTATTTACTGGAAATAGAGAATTCCAAACATTTTACCAATCATCCATTGCGGGGCGCGTTGTTTGAAGCATTTGTTGTTTCGGAATTGCTGAAAAAACGGTTTAATTCCGGGAAAAAGAGTAATTTGTATTACTTCAGGGACAATATTGGAAATGAAGTGGATGTTATTGCCGATAAGGGTACAATACAGATCCCTATTGAGATTAAGTCAGGTAAAACAATTAATGAAGGTTATTTCAAGGGGATTGAATATTACTATCGATTAAACAAATCAGCGGATAACAATGGCCTGTTGGTTTATGGTGGGGAAGAGAAGCAGAAACGTACAAAGTATAGAGTGATTCCCTATAAAAGCATTCATCAAATTGAAATTTAA
- a CDS encoding toxin, which yields MAKETQKQNQPDQQEDKNKIKHHAINLPKGGGAISGMGEKFQANAVTGTGSFSIPLPLTPGRNGFAPELSLSYNSGSGNSPFGLGWDVGVPTITRKTDKHLPTYNDAEDADTFILSGAEDLVPVLEKNGEEWERVVRVGLEPTPTGGQANYKITSYRPRIEGLFARIEKWRNLDNGEVHWQATTKENITSYYGLTSQARIAAHDNPQKVFSWLLEKTTNAKGSTIDYVYKQENSDNVPNDVTEWQRIKDGFAFNQKYLKRVKYSPMANDPANHHMQLVLDYGEHTTDAPSEETNWPVRQDPFSSYKSGFEVRTYRLCQRVLMFHNFPETPGTDDWQLVKSLELNYQQQSTMTYLTSVQQKGYKRNASGYETKTLPAMEYSYTQPEIDTTIHTVDEESKRNLPIGLDNASYQWVDLKGEGLSGIMTFQSGGMYFKDNLGDGQFGDLRSITPVPQPVLAGSQSMQITDVNSDGVQELVVRSDTVNGYYEYKDEVWEQFIPFENKPTFDINDPNAKMIDLTGDGLPDILITQDDQLVWYESKGKEGYDIPDVGTGYGVGNRHACSLQGVVFADSTQSIHLSDMSGDGLTDIVRIQNGSVCYWPNLGYGKFGPKVEMKNAPRFSSNQQDFNPRNIQLSDLDGSGTPDIFYFGNDQVEYWLNESGNGFSDKQILDFPLPFDSLSTISFIDFTSKGTMSLVWSTKRPDQDQYQLSYMELMQRKPHLLSEINNNLGKLVKLTYAPSSKYYLADKQQGNHWITKLAFPVQVLDEVETIDQISGSRLKSKSIYHHGFYDTFEREFRGFGMVETLDTETFEEYSGDPQHYVKPILTKTWFHNGAYIRQEKISTQYKEEYYAGDPDAFYLEDTIIENKQDLDVVALREAYRALKGSALRKEVYEQGVDVPYQVTEANFNIKPLQPVAAGNKHAVFFPHAHETLTYHYEQNLADPRISHEFNLEVDAYGNTLKTCSVVYPRRPGVETTPEQQQAYATLSMNEVINVDDTYYLVGVPKETKAYELGGLAISHANAKEFNDLKTDVETALANTIAYDQAFIPGSLQTRMLQWTRNYFWNPAQDAALLLGEITDKALLHHTELACFTPDILTDVYNSQLTGAQVEAAGYMLQEGYYWNPGFVQHYKVGDFYLPSKTVDPFGGEVLVTYDDYVFVPIQTQDALGNTSQAKIDYRTLQPWQLIDPNENKSEAITDPMGMVIATSTYGDELGVPEGDTPLFDALGDPVYLIQTDATIDNVLADPGKYLQEATIFFYYDLEAWQDRQEPPQSILIARETHVSELVAPDETLYQRTIAYSDGFGRELQSKLMVEPGPAWVRQADDTYAEEDVIERWLSSGRTVYNNKEKPIKQYEPFYVGTHQYSSEEFFAEYGVTPIIHYDPLLRVIRTDTPKGFFSKVEFTPWKISKFDENDTVMDSDYYQLKDTLPTDEQDALTKAEAHYNTPQVSLLDTLGREYLSFEYLTDIGTATADDVLNTYSTFNIKGKPKTITDPRQYAEQTGVQTFQYIYDMNDQVIRTINIDAGDDRIINNVLGNPVHAFDSQGHHISMTYDALQRPVKTHVLGNGLDNTTEQLIYGEDVTDAVGRNLRGQLFKHWDQAGLNKISRYTFKGEPAKIRRAIRSDYKQEANWIDGDDWGSLLVMEAGGSSPLFYTTKTQYDALGRVVKQTNPDDSKVKPQYHPSGKLDQVKVKFKGESGYAKVVKNITYNPKGQREKIKYGNDTKTVYEYEPETFRLISLKTIRQSDDQKLQNIEYTYDPVGNITKLNDKSHKQVFQNNQNVKSKHDYTYDALYRLEKAKGREHTGLEVPDYYKNINSFKQSQFISLANPNDDNKLDNYTRKYSYDLAGNLHKIKHTAADSSRSFTRKIKVDDLTNRAVLKPETGPVHFDDFFDDNGNCTQLENIAALAWNYRDNISKAVVIERPTDPDDAEYYVYDSGGNRVRKVKETWQGAGVTEVEEKIYLGSVEIKRIYQNTTALLERTSLHVMDDQKRVAISHNWSQDDQLRELENASELNTNKTRYQFENHLGSASLEIDPQGLVISYEEYFPYGGTSFIAGTNQKEVKLKEYRYSGKERDDTTGLYYYGARYYAPWLGRWMSADPIREEGGSLDLYEFCSGNPIVRFDKDGMEDENSFFIFEFSGTWHNKERYGGGPLKNMHNPMPRYYGTGHTNNILDVLNKHFNSESNYKYGFPSLWTGANKDESSAWTQKMIKKHGIGPGRHYGRVDEIVLQSSTDEYLAGQGSGRGLMVGFSHGNQVAKGVLKRLTEDQLERTVFVAYSQPNRDDHQISTTITDKLEAYLNIYNIHDQVANKNGCAAFDAFSLEADGKIINKLNDIYQEGAVNFAIDGQKKLLVREHSEPISNEQIVDKVLEFYKKYDDVLKRGDVVNVKIDKNGDVSLDEERFKERRTAERSGRP from the coding sequence ATGGCAAAGGAAACACAAAAACAAAATCAACCTGATCAACAGGAAGATAAAAATAAAATCAAACACCATGCGATCAACTTGCCCAAAGGCGGCGGTGCGATCAGTGGTATGGGTGAGAAATTCCAGGCCAATGCCGTAACCGGTACCGGGAGTTTCTCGATCCCTTTGCCGCTCACACCCGGGCGCAATGGTTTTGCACCTGAGTTGTCCCTCAGCTACAACTCTGGGTCCGGCAACAGCCCATTCGGCCTGGGCTGGGATGTGGGTGTGCCCACCATTACCCGCAAGACTGATAAACATTTGCCTACCTATAATGACGCCGAAGATGCGGATACATTTATTCTCTCCGGTGCCGAGGATTTGGTGCCGGTATTGGAAAAAAACGGGGAGGAATGGGAACGGGTTGTGCGGGTGGGTTTGGAACCCACCCCTACGGGAGGACAGGCGAATTACAAAATTACATCTTATCGTCCTCGCATTGAGGGTCTTTTTGCGCGTATTGAAAAATGGCGCAATCTGGATAATGGAGAAGTTCATTGGCAGGCCACGACCAAGGAAAATATTACCTCTTATTACGGTCTGACTTCCCAGGCGCGTATCGCGGCACATGACAATCCGCAGAAAGTCTTTTCCTGGCTCCTGGAAAAAACCACCAATGCCAAAGGCAGTACGATTGATTATGTGTATAAACAGGAAAATAGCGACAATGTACCCAATGATGTGACTGAATGGCAGCGGATAAAAGATGGGTTTGCCTTTAACCAAAAATATTTGAAGCGCGTCAAATATTCGCCTATGGCGAATGATCCGGCCAATCACCATATGCAACTGGTTCTGGATTATGGGGAACATACCACGGATGCGCCAAGTGAAGAAACGAACTGGCCGGTCCGTCAAGATCCCTTCTCAAGTTACAAGTCCGGTTTTGAGGTCCGCACCTATCGCTTGTGCCAACGTGTGCTGATGTTCCATAATTTCCCGGAAACGCCTGGGACGGATGACTGGCAATTGGTCAAATCTTTAGAACTCAATTATCAGCAGCAATCCACCATGACATACCTGACTTCTGTTCAACAAAAGGGCTATAAGCGCAATGCTTCGGGTTATGAGACCAAGACCCTGCCTGCCATGGAATATTCTTATACCCAGCCGGAGATTGATACCACCATACATACAGTAGATGAAGAGAGTAAACGTAATCTGCCGATTGGTTTAGATAATGCAAGCTATCAGTGGGTAGACCTCAAAGGTGAGGGGCTTTCCGGCATTATGACTTTCCAGTCCGGGGGCATGTATTTCAAGGATAATCTTGGGGACGGCCAATTCGGAGATTTGCGTTCCATCACACCTGTGCCGCAACCGGTTTTGGCAGGCAGCCAGTCCATGCAGATCACAGATGTGAACAGCGACGGTGTCCAGGAACTGGTGGTGCGCAGTGATACGGTCAATGGCTATTATGAGTACAAGGATGAAGTTTGGGAGCAATTCATCCCTTTTGAGAACAAACCCACCTTTGACATCAACGATCCCAATGCCAAGATGATTGATCTGACCGGTGACGGTCTGCCGGATATTCTTATCACCCAGGATGATCAATTGGTATGGTATGAATCAAAGGGTAAAGAAGGATACGATATTCCAGACGTTGGGACCGGGTATGGCGTAGGGAACAGGCATGCCTGTTCCCTACAGGGTGTGGTTTTCGCTGATTCCACCCAATCCATCCATTTGTCCGACATGTCAGGCGACGGATTGACCGATATTGTACGCATCCAAAATGGATCCGTGTGTTATTGGCCCAACCTGGGTTATGGCAAATTTGGTCCCAAGGTAGAGATGAAAAATGCTCCGCGATTCTCAAGCAATCAACAAGACTTCAATCCCCGCAATATCCAGTTGAGTGATCTGGACGGCAGTGGTACGCCGGATATTTTTTATTTTGGCAATGATCAGGTGGAGTATTGGCTCAATGAATCAGGCAATGGTTTTTCTGATAAACAGATTCTGGATTTCCCGCTGCCTTTTGATTCCTTATCTACGATCTCTTTTATTGATTTCACGAGTAAAGGTACGATGTCATTGGTCTGGTCGACCAAACGGCCTGATCAGGATCAGTATCAATTAAGTTATATGGAACTGATGCAGCGCAAACCGCATCTGTTGAGTGAGATCAACAACAATCTGGGGAAATTGGTCAAACTGACTTATGCACCTTCTTCCAAGTATTATCTGGCAGATAAACAGCAGGGGAACCACTGGATCACCAAACTGGCATTCCCGGTCCAGGTTTTGGATGAAGTGGAGACCATAGACCAGATATCCGGCAGCCGGTTGAAGAGTAAAAGCATTTATCATCATGGATTTTATGACACCTTTGAGCGTGAGTTTCGGGGATTTGGCATGGTCGAGACGCTGGACACGGAAACCTTTGAGGAATATTCCGGTGATCCTCAGCACTATGTCAAACCCATCCTGACCAAGACCTGGTTCCACAATGGTGCATATATCCGTCAGGAAAAAATCTCAACACAATATAAAGAAGAGTATTATGCCGGTGATCCGGACGCATTTTATCTTGAAGATACCATCATTGAAAATAAGCAAGATCTGGATGTAGTTGCTTTGCGTGAGGCCTATCGTGCATTGAAGGGCAGTGCTTTGCGTAAAGAAGTGTATGAGCAAGGCGTGGATGTTCCGTATCAGGTCACAGAAGCAAATTTCAATATCAAGCCCCTCCAACCCGTTGCAGCAGGCAATAAACATGCTGTGTTTTTTCCTCATGCGCATGAAACTTTAACTTATCATTATGAACAAAATCTTGCAGATCCGCGGATCAGTCATGAGTTTAATCTGGAAGTGGATGCGTATGGAAATACACTGAAGACATGTAGTGTTGTTTATCCGCGTAGACCAGGCGTTGAAACAACCCCGGAGCAGCAACAAGCCTATGCCACCCTATCAATGAATGAAGTGATTAATGTTGATGATACATATTATCTTGTGGGTGTCCCAAAAGAAACCAAAGCCTATGAACTGGGTGGCCTTGCCATATCCCACGCCAATGCCAAGGAATTTAATGATCTGAAAACAGATGTTGAAACCGCACTGGCCAATACCATTGCTTATGACCAGGCATTTATTCCGGGAAGTCTGCAAACAAGAATGCTCCAATGGACGCGGAATTATTTTTGGAACCCAGCGCAGGATGCTGCCTTGCTCCTGGGTGAGATCACGGACAAGGCCTTGCTGCATCATACAGAATTGGCTTGTTTCACTCCGGATATTTTGACAGATGTCTATAACAGTCAACTCACAGGAGCGCAAGTCGAAGCAGCTGGTTATATGCTGCAAGAGGGTTACTACTGGAATCCGGGATTCGTCCAGCATTACAAAGTTGGCGATTTCTATCTGCCAAGCAAGACGGTTGATCCTTTTGGCGGAGAAGTACTGGTAACTTATGATGATTATGTATTTGTGCCTATTCAGACACAAGATGCTTTAGGTAATACTAGTCAGGCCAAAATAGATTACCGCACTTTGCAGCCCTGGCAGCTTATTGATCCGAATGAGAATAAAAGTGAGGCTATTACCGATCCCATGGGCATGGTCATTGCGACCAGTACTTATGGTGATGAACTTGGTGTGCCCGAGGGTGATACTCCCTTGTTTGATGCCTTGGGTGATCCTGTCTATCTCATACAGACCGACGCAACAATAGATAATGTCCTGGCTGATCCTGGGAAGTACCTACAAGAGGCAACCATCTTTTTTTATTATGATCTCGAAGCCTGGCAGGATAGGCAGGAACCACCACAGTCTATCTTGATTGCCAGGGAGACGCATGTTTCGGAATTGGTTGCGCCGGATGAAACGTTGTATCAACGTACCATTGCCTATTCCGATGGATTCGGCAGAGAATTGCAGAGCAAGCTCATGGTCGAGCCAGGCCCGGCATGGGTACGTCAGGCGGATGACACGTATGCAGAGGAAGATGTCATAGAGCGCTGGCTGTCCAGTGGACGCACGGTTTATAACAATAAAGAAAAACCCATCAAGCAGTACGAACCTTTTTATGTGGGCACGCATCAGTATTCATCGGAAGAATTCTTTGCTGAATATGGTGTCACACCTATTATCCACTATGATCCTTTGCTGCGCGTGATCCGGACAGATACACCCAAAGGATTTTTCAGTAAAGTAGAGTTCACGCCCTGGAAGATCAGCAAGTTTGATGAAAACGATACAGTCATGGATTCTGATTATTATCAACTCAAAGATACCTTGCCCACAGATGAGCAGGATGCTTTGACCAAAGCAGAAGCGCATTACAACACACCGCAGGTGAGTCTGCTCGATACCCTGGGCAGGGAGTACTTGAGCTTTGAATATTTGACAGATATAGGAACAGCCACAGCAGATGATGTGCTGAATACCTATAGCACTTTCAATATCAAAGGCAAACCTAAGACCATCACAGATCCCCGGCAATATGCTGAACAGACAGGTGTTCAGACCTTTCAGTATATTTATGACATGAATGACCAGGTCATACGCACCATCAATATTGATGCGGGTGATGATCGGATTATCAACAATGTGCTGGGTAATCCTGTGCATGCCTTTGACAGCCAAGGACATCATATCAGCATGACCTATGATGCTTTGCAGCGGCCTGTGAAAACACATGTGCTGGGTAATGGTCTGGACAACACCACGGAGCAATTGATCTATGGCGAGGATGTGACTGATGCAGTGGGCCGCAACCTGCGCGGGCAATTGTTCAAACATTGGGACCAGGCTGGATTGAATAAAATATCGCGTTACACCTTCAAAGGTGAACCGGCCAAAATTCGCCGTGCCATCCGATCGGACTACAAGCAGGAGGCCAATTGGATTGATGGTGATGATTGGGGTTCATTGTTGGTTATGGAGGCAGGCGGCAGTTCGCCTCTTTTCTATACAACCAAGACACAATACGACGCGCTGGGGCGGGTTGTCAAACAAACCAATCCGGATGATAGCAAAGTAAAACCACAGTACCACCCATCGGGCAAGCTCGATCAAGTGAAAGTGAAGTTCAAAGGTGAGTCGGGTTACGCGAAGGTCGTAAAAAACATCACTTACAATCCCAAGGGGCAACGGGAGAAAATCAAGTACGGCAATGATACAAAAACAGTCTATGAATACGAACCGGAGACTTTCCGGTTGATCAGCCTAAAGACCATCCGCCAAAGTGATGATCAAAAGTTGCAAAATATTGAATATACCTATGATCCGGTGGGGAATATTACCAAACTCAATGATAAATCCCATAAACAGGTATTTCAAAACAACCAGAATGTTAAATCAAAACATGACTACACCTATGATGCTTTGTATCGGTTAGAGAAAGCAAAAGGCAGGGAACACACAGGTCTGGAAGTGCCGGATTATTATAAAAATATTAACAGCTTTAAGCAGAGCCAATTTATCTCTTTGGCCAATCCCAATGATGACAACAAGCTGGACAATTATACCCGGAAATACTCTTATGACCTGGCCGGCAATCTCCACAAAATCAAGCACACTGCGGCTGACAGCAGCCGGTCCTTTACCAGAAAAATCAAGGTGGATGACCTCACCAACCGTGCCGTATTAAAACCTGAAACCGGCCCGGTTCATTTTGATGACTTCTTTGATGACAATGGCAATTGCACTCAGTTGGAAAACATCGCAGCATTGGCCTGGAACTACCGCGACAACATCAGCAAAGCTGTGGTCATTGAGAGGCCCACAGATCCGGATGATGCCGAGTACTATGTCTATGATTCAGGTGGTAACCGCGTGCGTAAAGTCAAAGAAACCTGGCAAGGCGCTGGTGTCACAGAGGTAGAAGAAAAAATTTACTTAGGCAGTGTGGAGATCAAACGTATCTACCAGAACACCACAGCTCTTTTGGAACGAACATCTTTGCATGTCATGGATGACCAAAAACGCGTTGCCATTAGCCATAACTGGTCGCAGGACGATCAATTGAGGGAACTTGAAAATGCCTCGGAACTCAATACCAACAAAACCCGCTATCAATTTGAAAACCACCTCGGCAGCGCATCCCTCGAAATCGATCCCCAGGGCCTGGTCATTAGTTACGAAGAATATTTTCCCTATGGCGGCACATCCTTCATCGCAGGGACTAATCAGAAAGAAGTCAAACTCAAAGAATATCGCTACTCGGGAAAAGAGCGCGACGACACCACCGGACTCTACTACTACGGCGCACGCTACTATGCACCGTGGTTGGGGAGGTGGATGAGTGCAGATCCGATAAGAGAAGAAGGTGGATCGCTGGATTTGTATGAGTTTTGTAGTGGGAATCCAATTGTGAGGTTTGATAAGGATGGAATGGAGGATGAAAACTCGTTCTTCATTTTTGAGTTTTCCGGCACTTGGCACAACAAAGAAAGATACGGCGGTGGGCCATTGAAAAACATGCACAATCCTATGCCAAGATATTATGGCACTGGACATACAAATAATATATTAGATGTATTAAATAAACACTTCAATTCAGAATCAAATTACAAATATGGATTTCCATCTCTATGGACAGGAGCAAATAAAGACGAAAGCTCTGCGTGGACACAAAAGATGATAAAAAAACATGGCATAGGCCCCGGGCGTCATTATGGCAGGGTTGATGAAATTGTACTTCAAAGTTCGACAGACGAGTATTTAGCTGGTCAAGGAAGCGGACGCGGGCTTATGGTAGGATTCAGTCATGGGAATCAAGTGGCGAAAGGAGTACTTAAAAGATTAACAGAAGATCAGTTGGAACGAACTGTATTCGTAGCATATTCTCAACCGAATAGAGATGATCACCAGATTTCGACAACAATAACGGATAAATTGGAAGCCTATTTAAACATCTATAATATTCACGATCAGGTAGCTAATAAAAATGGTTGTGCTGCATTTGATGCATTTTCTCTTGAGGCGGACGGTAAAATCATTAATAAATTGAATGATATTTATCAAGAGGGTGCAGTGAATTTTGCAATCGATGGACAAAAAAAATTATTAGTGCGAGAACATTCAGAACCGATTTCTAATGAACAAATAGTCGATAAAGTTTTGGAATTTTATAAAAAATATGATGATGTTTTAAAACGAGGTGATGTTGTGAATGTTAAAATTGATAAAAATGGCGATGTTTCACTCGATGAGGAAAGATTTAAAGAAAGAAGAACCGCGGAAAGGTCAGGGCGCCCCTGA